A stretch of Arachis hypogaea cultivar Tifrunner chromosome 15, arahy.Tifrunner.gnm2.J5K5, whole genome shotgun sequence DNA encodes these proteins:
- the LOC112748641 gene encoding P-loop NTPase domain-containing protein LPA1 homolog 1 isoform X2 translates to MYGPLRIGKAEPINLQFGFYGIIAWPSDGGTSRAGNVDESRADDSGSRYLSSCCSSPTSEGPAKELKEDFSVHDSDEELDDDDQLEVGSNDDLSDDGHKDVHDEKGSVDEESTKYLFLLILIRRTLSYLTWEDFSLAMKLELSQNVEQFYAKG, encoded by the exons ATGTATGGTCCCTTGCGGATTGGTAAGGCAGAACCGATAAATCTTCAGTTTGGTTTTTATGGGATCATTGCTTGGCCCAGTGATGGTGGTACTAGTCGAGCTGGAAATGTTGATGAGTCGAGGGCTGATGATTCTGGTAGTAGATATTTATCCTCTTGCTGTAGCTCACCGACCTCAGAAGGTCCTGCGAAAGAG CTCAAGGAAGATTTCTCAGTGCATGATAGTGATGAAGAGTTAGACGACGATGATCAGCTAGAGGTAGGTAGTAATGATGATTTAAGTGATGATGGTCACAAAGACGTCCATGACGAG AAAGGGTCAGTTGATGAGGAATCTACAAAGTACCTTTTCCTCCTGATCTTGATAAGAAG GACTCTTTCATACTTGACTTGGGAAGATTTTTCACTGGCTATGAAATTGGAGTTATCTCAAAatgtg GAGCAATTTTATGCAAAGGGCTGA
- the LOC112748641 gene encoding P-loop NTPase domain-containing protein LPA1 homolog 1 isoform X3, whose protein sequence is MYGPLRIGKAEPINLQFGFYGIIAWPSDGGTSRAGNVDESRADDSGSRYLSSCCSSPTSEGPAKELKEDFSVHDSDEELDDDDQLEVGSNDDLSDDGHKDVHDEKGSVDEESTKYLFLLILIRRTLSYLTWEDFSLAMKLELSQNV, encoded by the exons ATGTATGGTCCCTTGCGGATTGGTAAGGCAGAACCGATAAATCTTCAGTTTGGTTTTTATGGGATCATTGCTTGGCCCAGTGATGGTGGTACTAGTCGAGCTGGAAATGTTGATGAGTCGAGGGCTGATGATTCTGGTAGTAGATATTTATCCTCTTGCTGTAGCTCACCGACCTCAGAAGGTCCTGCGAAAGAG CTCAAGGAAGATTTCTCAGTGCATGATAGTGATGAAGAGTTAGACGACGATGATCAGCTAGAGGTAGGTAGTAATGATGATTTAAGTGATGATGGTCACAAAGACGTCCATGACGAG AAAGGGTCAGTTGATGAGGAATCTACAAAGTACCTTTTCCTCCTGATCTTGATAAGAAG GACTCTTTCATACTTGACTTGGGAAGATTTTTCACTGGCTATGAAATTGGAGTTATCTCAAAatgtg
- the LOC112748641 gene encoding P-loop NTPase domain-containing protein LPA1 homolog 1 isoform X1: MYGPLRIGKAEPINLQFGFYGIIAWPSDGGTSRAGNVDESRADDSGSRYLSSCCSSPTSEGPAKELKEDFSVHDSDEELDDDDQLEVGSNDDLSDDGHKDVHDEKGSVDEESTKYLFLLILIRRTLSYLTWEDFSLAMKLELSQNVVYIYIYITTMF, translated from the exons ATGTATGGTCCCTTGCGGATTGGTAAGGCAGAACCGATAAATCTTCAGTTTGGTTTTTATGGGATCATTGCTTGGCCCAGTGATGGTGGTACTAGTCGAGCTGGAAATGTTGATGAGTCGAGGGCTGATGATTCTGGTAGTAGATATTTATCCTCTTGCTGTAGCTCACCGACCTCAGAAGGTCCTGCGAAAGAG CTCAAGGAAGATTTCTCAGTGCATGATAGTGATGAAGAGTTAGACGACGATGATCAGCTAGAGGTAGGTAGTAATGATGATTTAAGTGATGATGGTCACAAAGACGTCCATGACGAG AAAGGGTCAGTTGATGAGGAATCTACAAAGTACCTTTTCCTCCTGATCTTGATAAGAAG GACTCTTTCATACTTGACTTGGGAAGATTTTTCACTGGCTATGAAATTGGAGTTATCTCAAAatgtggtatatatatatatatatattactacaaTGTTCTAA